The nucleotide sequence ATAGTGGTAATGGAAAAATACCCAAAGATCCATTTGCCAATAATTCTCCGTTAGAACATGTTTTACATGGATCAACTGATGGGTATAATGATCAATATATTTCATTAACTAAAGAAAAAGCCTTTGCGGAACGGTGGGCTCGAAAGTCTGGAACCGAAGTTGTAAAAATAGATTTGGATCAAGTACCTAACAGTAAATTAGATTTAACAACTTCTGCTGGAAGAGTAACTCATCTTGGAAATGCAGGATTAGGTGACCCAGACATTGTCAAAGCAAATAAATTTGCTAAAAACGCAGCAGAGTTACTAGTTGAAGGAAATATTCCTCAAGCAGCCATTGTTGACAGGTATAAACCAAAATGTCATTAAATATGATTACTTTAAAAGAAAAAGCTAAACTCTTTGAGGAGTATTATAATTCAGATAATGATTTTTTAAGTTATTTGAGATTGAACTATGAGTGGGATCAGTCCAAGTTTGACGTATTAGTAAAACTAATTAAAAGTGTTTTAGATGAATATTCCGAAGAGCCTGTTTTTCCAAAAACTTTGTTGCATTTTTTTTATTTAGATTTAAAATTAATTGAAGGAATAATTTCAAACCCTTTGTTTTATAAAAGTCCACCAGCAAATTTTTCCTCTGAGCAATATAGTAGTTATTTAATAAATCAACTTGAAACTTTAAAAAATCTACAAAGGATTTTTTTGGGAAAAAGGAGCTAAATATAGATACACCATAATATTGCTAAAAAGTAATTTATTATGTTATAAAAATACTAGATTTAATAATAGGGACTATTTCTAAAAGTTTACTAGTAAATAACTGTACAAATCTTTAGTAAAGATGAAATTTAAAACTAAAAGAGAAATTTCTTAAATGGATACTTCTGCCCAATATGAATTTTTTTATGGGTATTATCATCCTTTGTCGCAATGGTATATATCAGATTCAATGTCGTTTAGTTAGTGATAATGGTCACAGTTTTTTATAGTTCATCGAGTGTGGTTTTTTTATTTTTTTAGGTCGATCTACTTTTCTGTCTGGCCTTACAACTTCTTTGGTTCTGGAGACAATATCATCAAATGCTTTAACGGCTTTTCGGTATTTTCTTTTAAGGAAAATTGGGATAAGCATGTCCATTAAGTTTGCTAAAGCATTTGTCTTATTAGGTTTTTGTTGGTATTTTCGCTTCTTTTTTCCTTTCTCTTCTTTCTGTTCCTCTTCCTTTTGTTCCTGTTCCTTTTGCTCCTCCTCATATTCAGCCAGGACTTTAGCTTCAATAGGATGGCAATATGCTGCACATAGTGTTAAAAGGAAAACTTTGGCATGAAAATCCTGACGTACAGCCTTTGCCGTTTTTCCAGAAAAAGATTCCAGATCAAGACGACTTTTCAGTAATTTATAGCACTCTTCCTCATTCCACCGATAATGATAAAGCCGCTTAAACTCCTCAATATCGTATTTTTTTAAATCTGTCAGGGAAGTACAAAGTATTTCTGTCTCACCTGTTTCAAGCTTTACTTTTATAAGCCTGCAGTCTATTTCTTGACTGATAATTTCCGGGTATTCACTCAGTTTACCATGGTCTTTTTTAGGGAGCCGAAACTTCACTATGCGTTCCTGTTCAGGGCTGGCCATCAGACTTTCAACTTCTTTCCACCATTCATTCTCAAGCCTTATGCAAAACTCTACCCCCTTGGCTTTAAGCAGAAAAAACAACCAAAAACAAGGATATCCCCTGTCCAGAAGGAGCAAATCGCCCTTTTCAACTTTTTTAAGGTGCTGTACAAGCAAATCTCTTTCGCTTGAAGCATAAGGTGCTATTTCTGCATCGAGAGTTATGTGATTAAGTACATCATAAAGCATAGAACCCATTGCCATAGAGCGAGGAGTGCTTGCTTTAGGCCCAAACATATATTCCCCAAATTCTTCTTTTACTGTGGGATGATTTGGAAGTTGAAGACGGGTGCCATCAACAGCAAGAGTACGCATGCCATGCCATGTGTAATAGGAGGCCTTTTTGTAGAAAAAATCCACACTTATTTCGTTCAACCTAACAAATGCCCATGGATTTAGCTTGGATCTGGACTGAGAAAGGGCGCTTTTAGTAACCTCGCGAATATTAAAATCGCTATTGGACATTGCTTTGTAAAATCTGTCAAGATCACGTTGCAATGCTGACTTAAAAGACATGATAAAAACAATTAACTTCCTGATATCCAGCTTTCTTTGTCTAGAGAATACCCTTTCACAGCCGTCTTTAACACGGCTAATGAACTCTTTACAGTTAATCTCATGGCTGATATGTTTGGTTAGTTCTTCTCTATAGTCAGAGTTTTTATTAGTCCCTATATACCCTCACAATTTACAAAAAAATATCTTACCAATACAACAAGAAAAGCTTAACTAAACGACATTGATATCAGATTTTACAATTGAGGGAAATATATTTAATTGTTGTGAACAGTGGATGATGTACAACAAAGCTTTTTTATTTGGCGACAAAGATAAGGCAAAGCAGATTTTGGAAGAAAAAAGACCAAATGTTCAACGAAAGCTTGGGAGACAAGTTCGTTTTTTTAAAGAAGAAAAGTGGCTGCAATATCGATATAGGATTGTTTTTCAAGGAAATTATGCTAAGTTCACACAAAATGATAAACTTAAAGTGTATTTATTAAATACCGGAAATAAAAAACTAGCCGAATCTAGCCCGACAGATTTAATATGGGGAATAGGGTTACCTGAAGATAGTCCTTATAAATTTGATGAATCTAAATGGAGGGGAGAAAACTTGCTTGGAGAAGTTTTAATGAAAGTAAGAGAATGTATAAGAACAGGATATCAACCCTTTAAATAAGAATGCACAGTATCCTGCACGACACCAGGCAAAACCATATTTACCTTATAAATATTCTAAATATTAGATTATCAAACAATTACATTTTAATGATCTGCTGGTTATATATTTCTCTTATTGACAGTTTCTTAAATGGCTTTTGGGTTGCCGGGTTTTAACAAATCCCGCAACCGATCCGGTTTATTTTCACCCTTTCCTTGCCAGCTTCGGCGACCTGAACCGAGAACTGATGTATATCGGGCGCTTTTCCGCTCATTACTTCCAGAGAGATAAGTACGACAAACTGGGGCTGAGACAGCACATTGGCAGCAGCCTCGGTGCGGACATACAGCTGGGACGCAACGAGTCAGGTTTTGTCACCAGTATGCAGGCCGGCCAGCAGGGCATGAAACTCCCCTGGCAGGCAGAGATCACCTACAACAGCCTTGGACAGGAACTGGACAGGGTACTCGGCATCGGCAACGTAAAGGACCAATTCGCCTACGACCTGTCGGGACGCCCGAGGGAACAGAAGACCTGGAACGGCACCGGTGCCCGTCGCCTGCACCGCCACAAGCAATATTACTGGCACCCCAACGACCGCCTGCAGCGCATCCACGACGTGCTGACAGACACTGCCACTAGGTTCCGGCACGACAGCTTCGGCAACCTGATCGAAAGCCTGACCGTTCAGGAATATCGTATACAGGGAAAGGAAAACTATTTTAGAGAGGGCGGAGCGTTAAAAAATGATTTGGTAAATCATTTTAGCGACGAGCCAGCTTGCAGGGCTGCAACATCTTCCGTGAAGAAGAAAAGAAAGACCGGAAATACGGCGCGGGCGGAAAACTGCTGGAAAATAAGGGAGATAAGTATACTTATGATGAAGAAGGCAATTTAATAAAGAAGTCCACCAAAGACGGCAACTGGCATTATGAGTGGAACGGCAACGGCAGCCTGAAACAAGTGACCCGCCTCGATAACAAAACCGTCAGTTTCGAGTATGATGCTTTAGGGCGCAGGACCGCCAAGTTATTTGACGGAAAGATTACAAGATGGGTCTGGGACGGGAATACGCCAATTCACGAATGGCATTACAAAACAGAAGACCGTCCAATAGACGTGGTGGACGAGTTCGGGTTTATTTCTAAGGACAGAGAAGAGCCTGTAGAAAACCTCATTACCTGGGTTTCGATGGGGCGGAGCGTTAAAAAATGATTTGGTAAATCATTTTAGCGACGAGCCAGCCTGTAGTGGGAGCACTCAAGCCAGCGGCAAAAATTGTAGACGGAGAGTATTATTCCATCATCAATGATTATCTTGGCACCCCGAAGGAAGCCTATGACAAATACAGCGACTGCGTCTGGAAGTGCGAGCATGAAGCATACGGGAAGGTGAAAAGTTGCGAAGGGGAGGTGGATTTTACACCTTTCAGATTTCAGGGGGGGGCGGAGCGTAAAGAAATGATTTGTTGAAATGAGTAAAGAAAGAGGTCTTGAGCAATATTATTCAGGAGATAAAGTATGGGACAATTGGGTACAGAAGGCTAAGGAGGATTATTGGAAAAATACAGATTATCAAAAAGAGCTACTATCTCTACTGGATAAAAGTTTTGACCTAGCAGTTGTAATTTATGCAAAACATGGTAAAGGAAGTATTTGCTGGCTTAGCAAGGAAGTTCCTGCGTTGGAAAACCTAACTCCAATTGAATGCCTGAAAACAAAGGAACTAATGCTCAGGTTAAGAGAATGCTTATTAAGAATGCCCTGATTTTCATCTACGGTGGCCAGACAAAGCCATATTTAGTCGTTCAATTGCTCAAGGGAGTAATATAAATAATCTGCTACATTGAGAAAAATCATAACTATAAGCCAAACAATCTTTCTTTCCAACCTCTTATTTTATTGAGAAGGGATAAAAAGTTAGGAGGCGAGGTATGAAGAAGACAGGAAGATGGGCAGGACTTATAATTGGTTTGTTTACGCTGGTATCTTTTATAAAAGGGTGCACTTCTATATACAACACCTATGCAGACCTAGATGCAGAAGCAGACTTTGCAGAATACAAAAGCTTCTCATGGATTCCTCGAGATTCATTCCCGGTTTACGGGACTGAGTATGATAATGAACTGGTAGAAAAAGAAATTAATAACTTGGTAAACCAAGAATTGAGGGCCAGAGGTATGTTTGAAGACAATTATGACCCTGACCTCTACATAGTTTATTATTTTCAAATGGAAGACAAGATCAATACGTTCCAGTTGCCAGTTTATGCTTATGCGCCCACAGCCAGAGACCTAACACCAAATCCGTACACATATACAACCCATATGTATAACAATCCACATAGTAATTTCTGGAACTTCAGGTATAACAACCCATACAATCCACACCAGACACCGTACTTGTACGACTGGAATGTACCCGTAGGAACACCAGAAAAGCCTTATATTATAGGACAGTATATACAAGAAATCCCATTTACAGAAGGGATGCTGATTATAGACATTATAGACAGCAACGACAATAGTCTAGTCTGGAGGGGTTGGAGTACTGGTGCGCTCGACTCTCCTCATATTTACAAACAAAAGCTGCCCGTCATGATCCGGGACATTTTTACAAGATACCCCGTAGATCCAGTAGGTATGAGCCGAAAGTAAAATCGGCCTCTTTAGTTTTTTGCCGCCTCCCTCCCCCTAACACTACCCCTGCTTAAGCGATGATTATATTTTACTGATTTTTTGAATATTAATACCTGCACGAACCCCATTCTATAAAGATTGGTTTTATACAAATAGAGTTTTATCAGATTTTTAGATGAGCATACTAAAGGATTCCTCTTTGGTTATGTTATCTTTGTATTTGGACCAAAAATAATATAATTAGTAAATGGAAGTTAAAGGAACCGTAATTAAGCTCCTTCCCCTTCAGAAAGGTCAAGGAAGAAATGGTGAATGGAAAAAGCAAGAGTTTGTTATAGAAACAGCCTCTCAATACCCCAAAAAGGTATGTATGAATTTATGGGGAGACAAGATTGATCAATTTAATGTTCAAGAAGGAGAGCAAATAACAGCTTCAATAGAAATAGAAAGTAGAGAATACAACGGGCGCTGGTATACCGATGTACGCGCATGGAAAATACAGAAAGACTCAGAAGGTACCCCTCCCCCACCACCCCCGGCAGATGATTTCCCAGGCGAAAATGCATCTTCATTTTCTGGCGGAGACCCAGACGACTTACCTTTTTAACGAAATAGTTTATTTAAACAGGGAATGGATCAAAAAATAGTCAACTTTGTAAAAAAGGTAGTTCCACATGATATCCGGATTTTCTTTAGAAAGTTAAACTGGAAGCGTCACTACATACTGCAAAACCTTTTTCAGGCACAAAAGCCGAAAGTTTATTGCCCCATTGCCAAAAGAGAGTTCAAAGCTTTTGTAAGGCTTCAAAACGAACTTATTACTCCAACCAACGGAGCGCGGGCAAGACAGAGGCTGGTATGGCATTTCATTGAAAACAAATTAGCTATTCTAAATAGAAATGCCAAACTTCTGCATGTAGCACCAGAACACGCATTTTATCAGGTTTTTAAAAATCAAAAAAACCTCACCTATGTAGCTGGTGACAAAATGGTAGACGGATATTCGAATCAAAAAGGTGTGCAAAACATCGACTTGACAAAGCTTTCATTTCCTGACAATGAGTTTGATTTTGTTCTTTGCAACCACGTATTAGAGCATATCCCGGACGATGGGGCGGCCATGTCAGAAATCTATCGGGTTCTTAAAAGTCAAGGCACTGCTATCATAACAGTACCGATAAATGAAAGTTTTGAAAAGACGTATGAGAACCCCTCTATCACCTCACCCAAGGATAGAAAAGAACATTTTGGCCAATGGGATCATGTAAGATGGTATGCACCAGACATTAAAGACCGACTTGAAAAACATGGGTTTACTGTTGAAATGAACAGATACGGTAAGGAGTTTTCGACAGAGGCCTTTGAAAGGTTTGGCTTTTGCAATGATATCATTGTGGTAGCCCATAAAAAACCATAGACAGCCCAGTAAATATTAGAGAGTAGCTTACAGTATTACTCTCTAATATTTATTTATTGTTCCTACGGACGAACCCCTGTATAGTATATACATAGTTGATAAACTCCATATCTATAGGCACAGACTGATGCCAAGCCCCTTCTACCCGATACCCCTCTTTAAAAGCACCATTATGATTGTTATAGACAAGTTCTCCATGCGCCTCTATATGAAGTAAGCGGTCTTCGGTACCGTGCATCCACAACAAAGGCTGCTGCACCTTCTTAATTTCATCAGCATTGTTTATTTCAAGGTTAGTGATATAAGAAGCCGGAAGAGAAAGCTGTACCGCATCTCTCACGAAAGCCTCTGCGGACGCAAAAGGTGCCTCCAAAATTAATTTAGAAGGGGTTAAAACCTGCGGATGCGCTGAAAGTTTTGTAGCAGGCGCTGATCCTAAACTAAAACCATAAATCACCAGCCGGTCGTCGGTTAGGCCTCTTTCCTTCAGCCATTGAAGCACCGCCCGCGTATCAGCATATAAACCTTCCTCCGTAGCTTGCCCCTCAGACTTTCCATACCCTCGGTAGTCAAAAGTTAATACTCCATAACCAGTATTGGCCAGCAACTTAGTTCTTGGCCAGTAATAGTCCATATGCATATGATTTCCATGACAATAAACAATAACCGTATCTGTACTAATAGTTTCCAGATCCCCAACATAGGTGGCATAAATCTTAGCCTCATCCCCATTCAGGTTCGAAGTCATTTGCACCAAATGTATTTTCTCTTCAGGAATATCAAAATAAGACCCTAAAGTAAAGTCCGTTTTCCCTTTGTAATCATCAAATTGATAAAAGTCGGTTTGTTCTGGCTCAAACAATACATCCTCCACTCGCATACATGAACAAACCAAACACATTAAAACACCTACTACCGGAAATACTCCTATCTTCCTCATATGACCTCCTCTACTAAACCTTCAATACATATACTCAGCACAATTCCCAGTCAAACCTGGCCCTGCATACTAAAACCTTCTTGATACCCCAAAATAAAAACCCCAGACCCCGTGAGAGCGAATACTTAAAAAGTCCAGAGCCATACGCTCAACATCTGCCCCAGGCCCCATATATTTCAACTCAAGTGTATAATTCATCCGTGGTGTTGTAAATGTATGCCCCGTATGAAAGCCGGGCACCCAATAGTTGTACCTTTCTTCACCATGTACCGATTGCTCTCTTAGGTCAAACCAGTTAGTTGTTCCCAGATAAAAGAAGTTTCCCGTATCACCATAATCCCAGTAAGCGTTTAAGTCCAACTGAGGGTAAAAGCGAAAATTCCAATCCCATCTGTCAATCATAAAATTCCCAATAGGTGAGATGGTCAAACCAGGAATCATACCTTTTGGCTTCCATAGCCCTTTTACCATTCCAACATCAGCATTGAAAACACCAAATAAAAGTCCCGTAGTATTAACACCACCAAACACCGTCAAATCGTCAGCTATGCCAGCAGCTCCTGAGAAAGACGTCATTGGAATAGGCGCAAAAGTGTAAGGGTGTCCTGGAAGATTTACCAAAGGACCTCCTACAGAAAACGACACTGCTTTCTCCTTTTTTTCCAAAGGCTTCACCATTCGCACGGGTGCACATGAAAAAACAAAAAAACAAGTAGTTATCGATATGTAAGCTAGTGCCCTCACATTTAATGAACCTATTTGTAGAGAAGTTTGTTAAGCCCACCGACTTATTTCGCCAAAAATTGACTTTTGTCTATTTTATTATATAACTTCATTTTTTGAACCAGATTAACAAATAGTAGCGAATGACAAAAGTAGTTGACCTTTCTAAAACAATAGCTTACAGAAAGGAAGACCCTTGGTATATGAGGGTCAAGATCAAACACAAATCCCACAAGAAAGGCTATTGGCTGGTGAGGTTATTTTTAGGCCTTCCGGCAAAATTATTTCCCAAAAACTTTGTTGGCTGGGCAGATGATGCTATAAAGCACTTAGGCGTACATGCTTCCACACATATAGATGCCCCTTGGCACTATGGCCCCGAGGTAAATGGCAAAAGAGCAAAAACTATTGATGAAGTGCCACTTGATTGGTGTTATGGCCCAGGGGTAGTCATTGACGTAAGCCATATCCCTGACAATATACCTGTTACTGTTAAAGATCTTAAAGCTGACCTGGAAAAAACTGGAGCTGAGATAACACCCGGCACTATTGTATTGATCAAAACAGGAAGAGATAAGTACTCCGGAACAAGAGAGTATCCTGAAAAAGGTACCGGAATGAGTCGTGAAGCTACCGAATGGCTAATCGACAAAGGTGTTAAAGTAATGGGAATTGACCAGTGGGGATGGGACCTACCTTTAAAATTTATGGCTGAAAAAGCCAAGAAAAGCCAAAACCCTGAACTCTTCTGGGAAGGGCATTTGGTAGGCCTTGAAAAAGAGTATTGCCACATGGAACAACTCGTAAACCTTTCCGCACTACCTCCTTCTGGTTTTAAGGTAGCTGTGTTTCCCCTTAAAATAAAAGGAGCATCAGCAGCCCCTGCAAGGGTAGTAGCAATTTTTGACTGACCCTTTTCTCACATATTTTTAACCTGAATGATGCGCTAGGATTTGTCATAAAGAGCAAAACAACAATAAACCAGCACTTTTGGGTCGCAAAGCATAAAAGCGCTATGGCTAAGACACAAAGGTGCGCAAAGCGGCTGACTTGAAGTTATTTTGATATATAATAGAAAGCCTTTTTTTCAGGTTTAACTCCTCCAAGAGAGGAGTTTGCTCCCCCTAAACCTATGCTACAAACAATAAATTCAGTCTATCAAATATAACTTTTCAGACTATAAAAATCATTTTCACAAATACTTAACACACCTAATAGTCAAACAGATCCAACATAAGAAATAGCTTAATCTTTTATTAATTTTCGAGGAAAAAATAAAGCACTTCATAAACATTTTCCACAGCAGCAGGTTAAAGCTAAAGTATTGATTATTTTTTTAGAACTTAAAACTGTAGAAGATGAAAAAGCTAGCATTTACAGGTTTGTTATTAGCAGCATTTTTAACATACTCATGCGAACAACCTGAAAGAACAGAAGAAGAGACTGCGCAGGAAACGACCGAAGCCACAGGACTTGCTGAAGAAGACAGAGACTTTCTTCAAGAAACTGCTAAAGAAAAAATGTTTAACATTGAACTGGCAAGACTGGCACAAGAACGAGCCGTAACAGAAGAAGTTAGAGAATATGCCAACAATGTTCAAACAGAGCATCAGAATATACATCAGGAGTTAGCTCAATTTGCAGAACAAAGAAACGTATTTCTTCCTGACTCCTTAGACGAAGATCAAAGAGAAGACCTTAACGAACTAGCGCAAGAAGAAGGCTTTGACTTTGATGAAGAATTTATGGACCGTATGGTCGAAAGAAACAGAGACGCCGTTGACCGTTTTGAGGACAGAGCTGAAAACACTGAAGATGAACAGCTCAGACAATGGGCGCAAAACACTGTTCCTGCCTTAAGAACACAGGTAGAAACTGCTGAAAATGTTGAAGAAGCTGTAGAAAGACAAAGAGAAGCTCAGCAGGAAAGCTAATTTTTTTTGTTGATTTATTGTATTTGGTTAAAAGGGATAAAGGGCTTTATGGAGCCCTTTATTTTTTTTAGGATTACCCATTTAAGTCTCTAGGAAGTAATAAGTTTTTTTGTAGGATAAAATGCTTTAAGCTGCCTTTCTAAAATGGCGATATGTGCCATTGTTAGAAAACAAGGTGGCCATTGATGAAATTGCGTTAAGAACTTTATAAGCATGAAACGGCCAAAAAATTTGCTGTTTGAGCCCGACGCAAGGAGGGTGAGTTTCATCCCGATAGCTATCGGGATAGCGTAATGGTTATAAAGTTTAGCAAATTTCAGGGCCTTGACTTTTTTGCTTACTTTTTTTGTCTAAGAAAAAAAGTAAGGCCCTGCCGGCGAGGCAAAAAGTAACTTAGCGAGCCTAAGTAAGCTAATAACACATAAGATATCTAAGTGGGCAACCCTAATTTTTTTTATTTAATGCGTGCCAAAATCTCTGCAAGGTCATTTTCCATAGACAATATTGGCCGAAACAAATCTCCTTTTTCCTTTATCCTAGAAAAGATATTTTTCATGGTAAATTGAGCAGGCGACAACCCGGGCTTTAACTCTTCCCAGGCCAACGGTGTAGATACCGTAGCACCAGGGCGGGGCCTTACACAATAAGGTGCCGCTAAAGTCTGTCCTTTTCTGTTTTGAAGAAAATCGAGATAAATTTTATTTCGTCTTTTAGAAGGACTTCGTTCCAAGCTTGTAAACTTAGGTACCAGTTCATGTACATAGGTAGCGAGAAGATGGGCAAAATCTTTCCCCTGGTCATAATCGTATTTTGCTCCTAGTGGTATGTAAATATGCAACCCACGAGAACCTGAAGTTTTACATACCCCCTGTATGCCTCCCTGATCCAATACTTTTTTTACAGCCAAAGCAGTTTCTATCACTTGCTCAAAAGGCACATCCTGCGGATCTAAATCTATCACTATATAATCAGGATACTCCAAGCTATTTAACCTACTGCTCCAAGGGTTTATTTCTATACAGCCAAGGTTTGCCATATAAACCAAAGAAGCTACATTTTGGCAAAACATAAAATTAATTTCTCCTTGGTTGTGCTCAGAAAATATACCTTTTGTATAGATCCAATCAGGTGTAGAAGCTGGCATATTCTTTTGAAAAAAACCTTTACTATTCACCCCGTTTGGGTTTCGTTTCAAAGACTGAGGCCGGTCTATCAAATAAGGCAGAATAACTGGCGCTATATGAAAGTAATATTCCAGCAGCTCTCCTTTAGTATAACCTTCATCAGGCCAATAAACCTTTTGAAGGTTAGTTACTTTCTGCTGCTGACCATCTATCTCAACAATACCTTCATTCCCGTTTTTGAAAAGTTGCTTAAATGGCAAATCAACTTTTCCTCGCCGAGCCATAGGAGGGCGCAGTTGGGTCTTTTCTTCTGTTTTACGTTCTGCCGTTTTAAGCACTTTTGCAACAGGCTTTTCTTTTTCCATAACGACATCTTCAACCGGCTTATCCTCGCGCATGCCTAAAAAGATAGGCTGACGCAACAGTCCTTCTGAAGTCCACTCCTGAAACTTCACTTCACAAACCTTTTCAGGCACTACCCATTGCACTTTCTGATTAAGCTTGGGAACATTTTTCAAGGGTGTTGTATCTGAAAAAAGCGGTTCCAAATCTTGGTACACCTCCTTCAACAACCGTTCATCAAAACCGCCCCCTACCCTTCCAATATACCTTAAGTCATTACCTTCATACAGCCCTAACAAAAGCGCACCAAAATGTTTCCTACCACCTTTAGGTTCTGTAATACCTACTATAACAGCTTCTTGCCTACGTTGAGTTTTTATCTTAAGCCATTCACGGCTTCTAGTGCCAGTTTGGTAAACACCCGCTTTCCTTTTGGCAATAATACCTTCCAGCTCGTTTTTTTCTACCAGTTCAAAAAAACGTTTACCTTCCCGCTCTACATGCCCGTTGTATCGAATGATACCATTATCGTCAGGCAGAATTTTTTCTAATATTTTTTTTCGCTCCGATAAGGTTAATGAAGTGAGATTGTACCCCTCCAGATAAAGGATATCAAACACATAGTAAACTATATTTCCTTCTTGAGTTCTTTTATAGTTTTGTATAATATCAAACCTTGCACTTCCTTTCTCGTCAACCGCAACCACCTCACCATCAAAAACCGCTTTAACTCCCATTTTTTTCAGAGCATCTACGATTTTTGGAAAGTGATCATTAAAAGCTTTCCCATTGCGACTATATAAGTATACTTTATCATAAACCACTTCAGCTACAGCCCTATAGCCATCCCATTTTATTTCATAAAGCCATTCATCAGAATCAAAAGGCTCATCCAGCAAAGTAGCCAACATAGGCTTCACATTAGTAGGCATCGTACCTTTCAAGGAATCATCAAAAGAGTTGGTCAATTCATTTTTACCACCATACCATACCTGGCCTTCCCTTTCGGCTTCTTCCGCTATTTCATCTAATGTCCTACCGGTTTTAACAGAATAGTCCCATTCACGAATATCCTCTTCTGTAGCAAACTCATCCCTTTTCTTAATCAAAAGCCACTCATTTCCTTTTTCGCCCCGACTGCTTTTTACCAAAGCGAACTCCCCCTTAATTTTCTCGCCATAGAAGACGACCTTTAGGTTTCCATCCTCAAGCATTTGTCTGACAGTAGCCTCTGTGACAGTAGCCTCTGTCTGCTTGCGCCCATCTACTTCTTTTACAGCATAAGAACCTTCATCCCATACCATTACCGTACCTGCTCCATAGTTTCCTTTGGGGATTATACCCTCAAAATCTCGATACTCTAAGGGATGATCTTCTACCATCATTGCCAACCTTTTATCTGCTGGACGCATTGATGGCCCTTTGGGTACAGCCCAACTTACCATTACCCCATCCAGCTCTAAGCGCAAGTCATAGTGTAACCTCCTAGCGTGGTGCTTCTGAACCGTAAACTTCAATCCACCACTACTCCGCCCTTTAGCACCTGATGGTTCAGGCGTTTTAGTGAAGTCCCTTTTCTCTGCATACTTCTTCAGCGTCATAAGCCCTAGTTTTCAGTACTATTTCTTAACTTTTTTCTTAGCAGAGGTTTTACGTTTTGCAGGTGGACGATCAGTTGATTTGCCTGCTTCTAAACTCGCCCGTAACGTATCCAACAAATTATCTGCCTTAACAGAAACTTTTTCCTCTTTACGTTCTGCAACTTCTTCTCCCCTTGCTTTTGCATCAAGGATCTCACGAAGT is from Cytophagaceae bacterium ABcell3 and encodes:
- the ligD gene encoding DNA ligase D; its protein translation is MTLKKYAEKRDFTKTPEPSGAKGRSSGGLKFTVQKHHARRLHYDLRLELDGVMVSWAVPKGPSMRPADKRLAMMVEDHPLEYRDFEGIIPKGNYGAGTVMVWDEGSYAVKEVDGRKQTEATVTEATVRQMLEDGNLKVVFYGEKIKGEFALVKSSRGEKGNEWLLIKKRDEFATEEDIREWDYSVKTGRTLDEIAEEAEREGQVWYGGKNELTNSFDDSLKGTMPTNVKPMLATLLDEPFDSDEWLYEIKWDGYRAVAEVVYDKVYLYSRNGKAFNDHFPKIVDALKKMGVKAVFDGEVVAVDEKGSARFDIIQNYKRTQEGNIVYYVFDILYLEGYNLTSLTLSERKKILEKILPDDNGIIRYNGHVEREGKRFFELVEKNELEGIIAKRKAGVYQTGTRSREWLKIKTQRRQEAVIVGITEPKGGRKHFGALLLGLYEGNDLRYIGRVGGGFDERLLKEVYQDLEPLFSDTTPLKNVPKLNQKVQWVVPEKVCEVKFQEWTSEGLLRQPIFLGMREDKPVEDVVMEKEKPVAKVLKTAERKTEEKTQLRPPMARRGKVDLPFKQLFKNGNEGIVEIDGQQQKVTNLQKVYWPDEGYTKGELLEYYFHIAPVILPYLIDRPQSLKRNPNGVNSKGFFQKNMPASTPDWIYTKGIFSEHNQGEINFMFCQNVASLVYMANLGCIEINPWSSRLNSLEYPDYIVIDLDPQDVPFEQVIETALAVKKVLDQGGIQGVCKTSGSRGLHIYIPLGAKYDYDQGKDFAHLLATYVHELVPKFTSLERSPSKRRNKIYLDFLQNRKGQTLAAPYCVRPRPGATVSTPLAWEELKPGLSPAQFTMKNIFSRIKEKGDLFRPILSMENDLAEILARIK